A genomic stretch from Marinitoga sp. 38H-ov includes:
- a CDS encoding ABC transporter ATP-binding protein produces MGLTITIEKKPLKSGKKSKLNQFLIKPNRKVFLTSYVFSIISAVLTIYLILLEKDMINYLISKEYEASIKIIYSILLFGVLELFFEYLRNIFTGKTVEKIVKDLRNNVPQKLLFSEYSYLERKKSGDIISIISNDIELIRDFLKQYVGELYYQISIFCIALFFAAKMDIKMTLMSFIIIPIGFIILLVISLPIKIYTAAQQAMFGKANIIFSEAINAMDVLKVFRIEKFFWKKFKENLKSYFRSFMKSSIFESLLFQINIIIIFLPLMAIFWYGGMRIINGNMTFGELIAFLQFIIIFLLPLNFFSNYTSTLRKAEAAIDRIEEIINLKEEESGNEIMISPKHEYDIEFINVDFKYPDTEKYILKNFNLKIKKGEKVLILGKNGIGKSTIAKLIMGYYKPIKGNIKIFGVDINKWNLRELRKKISFVDQHSYIFPEKIIENIKYGNYNNNNEEKIHKIIQLSKVNEFIDAISVGEKGKKISGGQKQRIAIARAMFKDAEIVIMDEPFSSLDEKTAKEVFKNIMEYFRDKTILMITHKIPEEKYFDKIIKLKNDSMLEEEIL; encoded by the coding sequence ATGGGACTCACAATAACCATTGAAAAAAAACCTTTAAAAAGCGGGAAAAAAAGTAAACTAAATCAATTTTTGATAAAACCAAATAGAAAGGTATTTTTAACCTCATATGTTTTTTCAATAATCTCAGCGGTACTAACAATTTATTTAATACTTCTGGAAAAAGATATGATAAATTATCTTATATCAAAAGAATATGAAGCATCAATAAAAATAATATACTCTATTCTATTATTTGGTGTTTTAGAACTGTTTTTTGAATATTTGAGAAATATATTTACAGGTAAAACAGTTGAAAAAATAGTTAAAGATTTAAGAAATAATGTTCCGCAAAAATTACTTTTTTCAGAATATTCTTATTTAGAAAGAAAAAAAAGTGGGGATATTATCTCCATAATTTCAAATGATATAGAACTAATTAGAGATTTCTTAAAGCAATATGTTGGAGAATTATATTATCAGATAAGTATTTTCTGTATAGCGCTATTTTTTGCAGCTAAAATGGACATAAAGATGACATTAATGTCTTTTATTATAATTCCAATTGGATTTATAATTTTGCTTGTTATTAGTTTGCCGATAAAAATTTATACAGCAGCGCAACAGGCAATGTTTGGAAAAGCAAATATAATTTTTTCAGAAGCTATAAATGCAATGGATGTATTAAAGGTTTTTAGAATAGAAAAATTTTTTTGGAAAAAGTTTAAAGAAAATCTAAAATCTTATTTTAGAAGTTTTATGAAAAGCAGTATATTTGAATCATTATTATTTCAAATAAATATAATTATTATCTTTCTTCCTTTAATGGCAATATTCTGGTATGGTGGAATGAGGATTATTAATGGAAATATGACATTTGGGGAATTAATAGCTTTCTTACAATTTATAATAATTTTCTTATTACCTCTTAACTTCTTTTCAAATTATACCTCAACACTTAGAAAAGCAGAAGCAGCAATAGATCGTATTGAGGAAATAATCAATTTAAAAGAAGAAGAAAGTGGAAATGAAATAATGATTTCACCAAAACATGAGTATGATATAGAGTTTATAAATGTTGATTTTAAATATCCTGATACAGAAAAATATATTTTAAAAAACTTTAATTTAAAAATAAAAAAAGGAGAAAAAGTCCTTATTTTAGGAAAGAACGGTATAGGGAAGTCTACAATTGCAAAATTAATTATGGGATATTATAAACCTATAAAAGGAAATATAAAAATTTTCGGAGTAGATATTAATAAATGGAATCTAAGAGAATTAAGAAAAAAAATATCTTTTGTCGATCAACATAGTTATATTTTTCCTGAAAAAATAATAGAAAATATAAAATATGGAAACTACAATAACAATAATGAAGAAAAAATTCATAAAATTATACAATTATCAAAAGTAAATGAATTTATAGATGCCATATCAGTTGGTGAAAAAGGAAAAAAAATCTCCGGGGGGCAAAAACAGCGTATTGCAATTGCAAGGGCTATGTTTAAAGATGCTGAAATAGTTATTATGGACGAACCATTTTCATCTCTTGATGAAAAAACAGCAAAAGAAGTATTTAAAAATATTATGGAATATTTCCGGGATAAAACGATATTAATGATTACTCATAAAATTCCTGAAGAAAAGTATTTTGATAAAATTATTAAGCTGAAAAATGATAGTATGCTCGAGGAGGAAATTTTATGA